In Agromyces sp. Leaf222, the genomic window ACCTCGGTTACCGGTTCGAGCCCGATGCGTGGGGGCACGGGCTGGCGGGCGAGGCCGCGCGGCGGTCGCTCGAAGCGGCCGTCGACAGCGCACCCGACGCTCCCGTCACGGCGCGCGTGTTCGCGAACAACCCGGCCTCGATCCGCGTGCTCGAGCGACTCGGCCTCGACCTCGCGTGGCGTGGTTCCACGTCGGCCGGGCCGGTCGGCCGCCATGACACGACCCACCTCGAACGACTCGTGTTCACCGACCGCACCCTCGACGATGAAACCCTCGACGCCATCATCGCGCTCGGCTGACCTGCGCACCCGCCGCGCCCGGTCGGCGACGCGAACCGCTTCGGCCGTTCGCGCCGCTCGAGTTGCTCGCGCCGCTCGAGTTGCTCGAGCCGCTCGCGTCCGTTCGGTCGGTCAGCGCGCCGACGCATCCGCGGCGAGCAGGTCGGCAGTGCGCGCGAGCCAGATGACGGGGTCGGCGCGATGATAGACCCGTTCGTCGGGTTCGATCCGATCGAGGAACCCCCGGTAGATGATCGCCTGCCGCAGGGCGGCGACCGGAGCGAGCAAGCGCAGCGCCTCGGCGGGGTCCGACCCCGGCACGGCCTCCGACCAGACCCGAAGCCAGTGCGCACGAGCTGAATCGCCGTCCGCGGGCGATAACCGCTCGGTGAACGCCGCCTCGTCGAGCAGTGGGTGGCCGACGCCGGAGTCGCCCCAGTCGAGCAGGGTCAGGTCGAGGTCGACGCCGCGCACGTTGCCCTGGTGGAAGTCGCCGTGCACGAGCGTGTCGGGCAGACCGCACGCCTCGAGGCGCGCGGCCCGCACGTCGAGGCCGTCGATCAGGCGCGAGACGGCTGTGCGTTGCTCGGCCTCGAGCTCGTCGGCGGACGCCCCGAGGGCATGCGAGCCGGCCTCCGCGATGGACGGCAGCCGCCAGTCGGGCAGTCCCATCGCGAGCAGTTCGCCGATCGCGCCGACGGTGTCGCACTGCAGGCCGACGAGCAGGTCGATCATGGCGTCGCGCTGCGCCGGGGTCGACACGAAGAGGTCCTCGCCGTCGATCTCGGCGAGGAGCGCGGTGTCGCCTCGGCGGGCGATCAGGCGCGGCACGGCGTGGCGCGACATCCGCTCGATGACGGCGCCCTCGTGCGCGAAGAACGGCGGCACCTGCTTCAACCAGACGGAGCCCCCGGCCGTCGGCAGCAGCCACAGGTTCGAGAGGTTCCACGACTTCACCTGCACGGGCGGGGCCGTCAGGGCGATGCCACGTGCCGCGAGCTCCTCCGCGGCCCACTCGAGGGTGCGCGTCGGGCCACCGGGGTCGGCCCACGGCATCCGCAGCGGCTCGGGCGTCGTCGCCTCGGCGATGGTGGCATCCGCCCGGCGCAGCCCGCCGGGCGGCGCGGCATCCACCTCGGCGAGGTAGCGCACGAGGTCGGGCGTGCCGTTCGGTCGGGTGACGAGTTCGAGCAGGCGCAGCACGAGCACCTCGAGTCCGAGCGACTCGCGTGCCGCGTCGACCACCGGCAGGGCGAACGGCAACCACGGCTCGGCGGCCGTGAAGGCCGACGTCGTGCCGAGCACCTCGCCCGAGCGCAGGCACAGCACGAGCTCGACCTCGCGCGTGCGCCCGTCACCCATCCCCGAAGGCTAGGGCACCATCGCCGCCGGTGTCAGCACGCCGTTCACGAGTCGTTCGAGCAGCGCGAGGCCGTCGGGCGACGTGACCGATTCGAGATGGCCCTGAACGGATGCCACGCCCCGCCCGCGCAGGGCGTGCACGACGTCGGTCGCGGCATCCGATGCCACCTCGAGGTCGAGCCGAGGCGTCGTCGACCGATCGGATGCGAGCGCCGAGAAGGTGTTGTAGAAGCCGATCGCCGCGGACTCGCCGAACACGTCGATCGGCAGCTGCACGCCCTGCCTCGGCGTCGGCAGCGGTGCGAGCGGCAGCCCGGCGAGGTCCGCGAGCACCTGGTGGCTCAGGCACACGGCGAGCAGCGGCCGGTCGGCCTCCAACCGCGCGGCGATGAGCTCTCGCATGCGGGCGATGCGCGGATCGTTCGCGTCGCGCGGATCGCCGGGGCCCGGCCCGAACACGACGAGATCCTCGGATGCGGCATCCGGCGCCTCGGTCCACGGCACGAGCCGCACGTCGAGGCCGAGATGGCGCAGCTGATGGGCGAGCATCGTCGTGAAGTCGTCGTTCGCGTCGATGACGAGGGCCGAGAGCCCGCGCGGTTCGTGTGCCTGCTGCGGCGACCTCCAGAACGCGGCGAGGTGGTCGTTGCGGGCCTCGAGCAGGCCGGCGTGCGGATCGGCGTCGGCTGCGGCGGCACCACCGGCACCGCGGGCACTGCCCTCGGCGGTCGGAACGGGCGCGACGGGTGCACTCGGCCGCGCCGCGACATCCGACCGCGGAATGGCCCCGAGCGCCGTGAGCATGCCGGCCGCCTTCGCCCTGGTCTCGGCGACCTCGCCGACCGGGTCGGAGTGGCGCACGAGCGTCGCCCCGACGGGCACGCTCACGCGTCCGTCGCGCAGGTACGCCGTGCGGATCAGGATCGGCGCGTCCACGTCGTATCCGGTCGCCGTCGGGGTGAACCTGGCGAGCACGCCCGCGTAGTACCCGCGCGCGGTCGGCTCGTGCCTGGCGATGACCGAGCAGGCGTTGCCCATCGGAGACCCCGTGACGGTCGGGGCGAACATCGTGCGGCGCAGCACCTCGCGCGGGTCAAGGTCTGAGCGGCCCTCGAGCAGGTACTCGGTGTGGGTCAGCCGCGACATCCGCTTCAGGAACGGACCGCGGATGCGCCCGCCCTCGGGGCAGACCGCGCTCATCATCTTCAGCTCCTCGTCGACGACCATGACGAGCTCCTCGCGCTCCTTGACGTCGTGGAGGAACGCGAGCAGCCGGTCGTCGAGCGAATCGGCCTCGGCGTCGGCGTCGGTGAGCACGTCATGGCGGAAGGTGCCGCTGATCGGGTTCATCGAGACGAGTCCGTCGATCGACGAGACGTGCCGCTCGGGGGTCGCGCCGACGGCTGCGAGCCCTGGGGTGTGCACGGCGAAGGTCCAGAACGCGCCCTGCTCGTGCTCGAGCAGCGCCCGCAGCCACCCGAGCACCGCGATCGCCGGCGGCACGTCGGTCGACCCCACGAATTCGCGCCGGATCACGAAGTTCGCACCCTCGCCGCGCCCGATCTCGTCGTCGATCACGCGGCGCACGATGTCGGCGTAGGCCTCGTCGCTCACGTCGACGTCGAGGTCGGCGACGACGACCGGATGCCGCGGCAGCACCTCGATCGCCTCGTCGACGGGGATCTCGGCCCGCTCGCGCACCACGAGGCAGCGGATCGGCGCCCCGTCGTCGTGCGCCGCGAACCCGCGCTCGCGCACCTGGCGGAACGGCACGAGCGCGAGCACCTCGGCGCCGTCGAGCGGGATGTCGGCGAGCAGGTCGACGTCGACGACCTCGCCGACCAGCACGTCGAGCACGGACTCGTGCTCGCGTCTGATGACGGCGAACGGCGGGGCGCCGGCCGCGAGGAGCGAGGCGAGCAGTGCGGCCGGCTGCGGGGCCGCGCGCCGGGCGGGAGTCGGGGCGGGATTCGCGGTCGGCAGCGGGGTCGGCAGCTCGGACGGCTGCACTGGCGGATTCGGTGCGGTCATGAGGTCTCCGGAGGTCTTCTGGCCGTCGGGCCGGAACCTTCCGCAAATGCGAAACGACCGCCCTCGGGCGGTCGTCGTACGTCGAAACGTGGAGTCCGCCTAGGAGGCGGGCCACCAGCTGCAGGTCGACGTGGTCATGCGCACGACTCTAGGTCATGTGCGCGCGCCGCACCACCCGAACGTCATGCGCCGACCCGGGCGGACTAGCATTCGGGCATGCCCGCCACGTCTGCAGCCGCCGGTGCGCCCGGTCCCGCGCGCTCACCGGCGCCGGATCCCGTGCCCGCTCCCGCGCCGGATCCCCTGCTCGTCGCGCGCCTGCGCGCGGCGGGTTGCGTGTTCGCCGAAGCCGAGGCGACGCTGCTCGAGGCCGCCGTCGTCGAGCGCTTCGGCGCAGCGGGCGCGGGTCTCCCGGACGCGGTTCCGGATGCCGCGGCCGAACTCGAGCGCCTCGTCGCGCGTCGCGTGGCCGGCGAGCCGCTCGAGCAGGTGCTCGGGTGGGCGGAGTTCGGCGGCATCCGGATCCTGCTCGAGCCCGGGGTGTTCGTGCCGCGGCGGCGCACCGAGCTGCTCGCCGAACGGGCCTCGGGCTTCGCGACGGCGGTCGCGGCATCCGGAAGGGTTCCCGTCGTCGTCGACCTCTGCTGCGGCGCCGGCGCCATCGGCGCGGTGATCGCGGACGCCGTGGGAGGGGTGGAACTCGTCGCCGCCGACCTCGATCCGGCGGCCGTGCGCGCCGCCCGGCGCAACCTCGAGCCCCGGGGCGCCCGCGTCGTCGAGGGCGACCTCTACGCGCCGCTGCCGTCCGAACTGCGCGGCCGCGTCGACGTGCTCGCCGTGAACGCCCCCTACGTGCCCACCGACGAGATCGCCATGATGCCGCCCGAGGCCCGCGACCACGAGGCGCTCGTCGCACTCGACGGCGGGTCCGACGGGCTCGACGTGCACCGGCTGGTCGCGGCCTCCGCCGCCGAGTGGCTCGCGCCCGGTGGCCGGTTGCTCATCGAGACGAGCCGACGGCAGGCGCCTGTGACGGCCGCCCTCATCGAGGCGGCCGGCCTCGTGGCCGAGATCGTGAGCGACGACGATGTCGATGACGTGGACGACGTCGACGGCGTCGACTGGGCCGACGACCGCGACGAGCGCGGCGGAACCGTCGTCATCGGCACCCGGTGAGCACGGCTTCAGCGTGGCCCTCGGTCAGTCGTGCGGCGCGAGCAGCGCCCGCACCTCGGCATCCGTCGTCTGCCTGAAGTCGAGGTAGTACTGGCCGACCGCCATGAACGAGGCGGGCGTCGCGAGGCAGACGAGTTCGTCGATCGCAGGCGATGCCACCAGGTCGACGGCGGCGTCGGGCGAGGCGACCGGAACGGCCAGCACGACGGATGCCGCGCCGCGCTGTCGTGCGACGAGGCACGCTACCCGGGCGGTCGCCCCCGTGGCGACGCCGTCGTCGACGATGATCGCCGTTCGACCGGCCAGGTCGATCGCGGGCGCATGCCCCCGGAACCGCTGGACCCGCGATTCGAGCTCTGCGCGCTCGCGACGCTCGACGGCGGCGAGGGTGCGCTCGTCCACGCCGCCGTCGCGCAGCACGTCCTCGTTCACGACGCGGGCGCCCTGTTCACCGATCGCGCCCATGGCGACCTCCTCGTGGTGCGGCAGGCCGAGCTTGCGCACGACGAGGATGTCGAGCGGGACCGCGAGCGCCTCGGCGACCGGGGCCGCGACCGGCACGCCGCCGCGGGGGATCCCGAGCACGACGGGATGCGACCACGGGCCGTGCTCGCGAAGCAGGTTCGCGAGGCGGCGACCCGCGTCGCGTCGGTCATCGAACACTCGTTGCGGCATGGCGGCACCTGAGTCCGGACTACCCCTGCGACGCGCGGACGTCAAGCGATCGCCGTGCCTCGGGAGCCGCCGGGGAGAGATGGCGTCGGCCGATGCGCGCCCGCCGGGGCCGCCGATTCCGCACCGGGAAGACGAGTATTTTTCGTCTCGGGCGGTGCGTAACCTACACTGAACGAAATCCGTCCCCCTTTACCCGGGGGGGAACCCGAATCGAAGGATGCGACGGTGCCCTTGCTGCCGTCGGGCTTGGAGTGTCCGTGGGGCGTCACAGCGTCACCGCATCGGCGAAGAAGTCGAGACGCGGTCTCTACCTGTCCGTCGTCGCCGCAGTCGTCGTCGTCGGCGTCGTCGCGTCCGGCGTGTACCTCTGGGTCGGGGGACACCTCGACCCGTCGCAGGCCGCCGCCGGCTCCCAATGCGAGAGCGTCGAGGAGCTGCACATCGTCGCCGACACGACGATCGCGCCGGTGCTCTCCGACATCGCCGCCGACTTCGACGCCGCCAACGACGGCTGCGTCAGCACCGAGGTCACCTCCCAGGAGTCCGCCGACACCTCGGCCGTGCTCGCCTCCGGAGGTCTCGACGTCGACGCCTGGGTGCCCCAGTCGTCGGTGTGGGTCGATCGAGCCGGCGCCACGGCCGCGTCGCTCGGCCGCGCGACACCGAACGCCCGCGTCGGCCAGACGATCGCCGTCTCGCCCGTCGTGTTCGCCACGGCCGCATCGGACGCGACCGAGATCGCGAGCGAACCGCTGACCTGGGCCCGCGTGCTCGACGGGTCGCTGCCGGCGATCCTGCCGGACCCCGAGGCGTCGGCGGCGAGCCTCACGAGCCTCGTCGGGCTCGGCGCCCACGCACCGGCCGACGACCCCCGCCCGCTCGCGGCGGCCATGATCGCGCTCGGCAAGTCGATTCCGGCGTCGACGAGTGCCGCGTTCGGCGCGCTCTCCACGGCAGCGCAGCCGAGCGTGGTGCTCACGAGCGAGGCGCAGGTCGCCGAGTACAACGGCGACGACCCGAGCGAGACCCTCACCGCCGGGTACCCGACCGACGGCACGCTCATGCTCGACTACCCGCTCGTCCGCATCGGCGACGCGGCCGACGAGGCCGCGCTCGCCGCCGAGGGCGAGGCCGCCGGTGATGCGCCCGCCGATCCCTCCGCCTCGGCGGGGTCGACGGCACGGGTGCAGACGGTCGCCTTGGCGGCACGGGGTCCTGAAGCTGCGGTCTCCGACGTCGCGCGAGAACTGTCGGAGCGAGGGCGGCTGCTCGCCGCGTTCGAGAAGGCCGCGACGGCGGCCTACGACCGCCTCACCGGGGCCGGGTTCCGCACGGCCCTCGGAGCCGGCAAGATCGACACGCTCGGCATCGCCCCCGAAGGCCCCGCCGCTCAGGTCGTGCCCGTCGATGCCGCGACGGCGCTCACGATGCTCCGCACGTGGGGCGTGCTCTCGCTGCGCGCCCGGTACCTCGCCGTGATCGACGTGTCCGGCTCCATGGAGGAGCCGGCCGACAACGGCCTCCGTCGCATCGACATCTTCCAGCAGGCGGCGATGAACGCCGTCTCGAAGTTCTCGGGCGAGGTCGACCTCGGCGTGTGGGCGTTCTCGACGCTGCGCAACGGCGACCTCGACTACGAGGAACTCGCTCCCATCGCGCCGCTCGGCGATGCCGCGCACACCCAGCAGATCGCCGGCATCATCCAGTCGCTCCCCAGCCGCCTCGGCGGTGCGACCGGGCTCTACGACACCGTGCTCGCAGCGGTCGACCGGGTCCGCGAGGGCTACGACCCCGAGAAGGTCAACGCCGTGCTGCTCATCACCGACGGCCGCAACGAAGACGAGAACGGCATCGATCTCGACACGCTGCTCGCGCAACTGTCGAAGGGCGAGGAGGGGAAGCAGCCCGTGCCGGTCATCATGATCGGCTTCGGACCCGACACCGACCTCGACGCCATGAAGAAGATCGCGAAGGTCACGAAGGGCGGCGCGTACTCCGCGTCGAAGCCCGAAGACCTCGGCATCGTGCTCGTCGACGCGCTCTCGCAGCGCAGCTGCCGCCCCGACTGCGGCTGATCGGGCGACCGCCGACCTCCCAGCGCCGACATGCGGAACGGGCCGGAGTGCAACGCACTCCGGCCCGTTCCTCGTTTCACGGCCGCTGTCTCACTGGGTTCTCGGTGCGCCACGAAATCAGTGCGCTACGAATCAGCGGCGACGAATCAGTGCGCGACGAAGTCGGCTTCGGTGTCGGCCGGCCGGCGGACGAAGATGCTGCCGACGATGGCGAACAGCGACAGGATCGCACCGACGAGGAACGCGGTGTGGATGCCCGCCGCCTGGGCCGCTTCGGCCGAGGGCGCGGTCGAGGCCGCCGCGGCGCTGCCGGCGGCCATGACCGTGATGAACAGCGCGGTGCCCGCAGCCCCGCCGACCTGCTGCACGGTGCCGACGATCGCCGAGCC contains:
- a CDS encoding GNAT family N-acetyltransferase, whose product is MNASVSTTRLRFTPLTVDDVDDMYRVYGDERTWQHLPTGRHLDRDQTARSIDLAVQSRRSHGFGMNAVRLREPVGALAAGRFIGVAGANMMALGAWNLGYRFEPDAWGHGLAGEAARRSLEAAVDSAPDAPVTARVFANNPASIRVLERLGLDLAWRGSTSAGPVGRHDTTHLERLVFTDRTLDDETLDAIIALG
- a CDS encoding phosphotransferase, which produces MGDGRTREVELVLCLRSGEVLGTTSAFTAAEPWLPFALPVVDAARESLGLEVLVLRLLELVTRPNGTPDLVRYLAEVDAAPPGGLRRADATIAEATTPEPLRMPWADPGGPTRTLEWAAEELAARGIALTAPPVQVKSWNLSNLWLLPTAGGSVWLKQVPPFFAHEGAVIERMSRHAVPRLIARRGDTALLAEIDGEDLFVSTPAQRDAMIDLLVGLQCDTVGAIGELLAMGLPDWRLPSIAEAGSHALGASADELEAEQRTAVSRLIDGLDVRAARLEACGLPDTLVHGDFHQGNVRGVDLDLTLLDWGDSGVGHPLLDEAAFTERLSPADGDSARAHWLRVWSEAVPGSDPAEALRLLAPVAALRQAIIYRGFLDRIEPDERVYHRADPVIWLARTADLLAADASAR
- a CDS encoding anthranilate synthase family protein yields the protein MTAPNPPVQPSELPTPLPTANPAPTPARRAAPQPAALLASLLAAGAPPFAVIRREHESVLDVLVGEVVDVDLLADIPLDGAEVLALVPFRQVRERGFAAHDDGAPIRCLVVRERAEIPVDEAIEVLPRHPVVVADLDVDVSDEAYADIVRRVIDDEIGRGEGANFVIRREFVGSTDVPPAIAVLGWLRALLEHEQGAFWTFAVHTPGLAAVGATPERHVSSIDGLVSMNPISGTFRHDVLTDADAEADSLDDRLLAFLHDVKEREELVMVVDEELKMMSAVCPEGGRIRGPFLKRMSRLTHTEYLLEGRSDLDPREVLRRTMFAPTVTGSPMGNACSVIARHEPTARGYYAGVLARFTPTATGYDVDAPILIRTAYLRDGRVSVPVGATLVRHSDPVGEVAETRAKAAGMLTALGAIPRSDVAARPSAPVAPVPTAEGSARGAGGAAAADADPHAGLLEARNDHLAAFWRSPQQAHEPRGLSALVIDANDDFTTMLAHQLRHLGLDVRLVPWTEAPDAASEDLVVFGPGPGDPRDANDPRIARMRELIAARLEADRPLLAVCLSHQVLADLAGLPLAPLPTPRQGVQLPIDVFGESAAIGFYNTFSALASDRSTTPRLDLEVASDAATDVVHALRGRGVASVQGHLESVTSPDGLALLERLVNGVLTPAAMVP
- a CDS encoding putative protein N(5)-glutamine methyltransferase, whose product is MPATSAAAGAPGPARSPAPDPVPAPAPDPLLVARLRAAGCVFAEAEATLLEAAVVERFGAAGAGLPDAVPDAAAELERLVARRVAGEPLEQVLGWAEFGGIRILLEPGVFVPRRRTELLAERASGFATAVAASGRVPVVVDLCCGAGAIGAVIADAVGGVELVAADLDPAAVRAARRNLEPRGARVVEGDLYAPLPSELRGRVDVLAVNAPYVPTDEIAMMPPEARDHEALVALDGGSDGLDVHRLVAASAAEWLAPGGRLLIETSRRQAPVTAALIEAAGLVAEIVSDDDVDDVDDVDGVDWADDRDERGGTVVIGTR
- a CDS encoding phosphoribosyltransferase; its protein translation is MPQRVFDDRRDAGRRLANLLREHGPWSHPVVLGIPRGGVPVAAPVAEALAVPLDILVVRKLGLPHHEEVAMGAIGEQGARVVNEDVLRDGGVDERTLAAVERRERAELESRVQRFRGHAPAIDLAGRTAIIVDDGVATGATARVACLVARQRGAASVVLAVPVASPDAAVDLVASPAIDELVCLATPASFMAVGQYYLDFRQTTDAEVRALLAPHD
- a CDS encoding VWA domain-containing protein yields the protein MGRHSVTASAKKSRRGLYLSVVAAVVVVGVVASGVYLWVGGHLDPSQAAAGSQCESVEELHIVADTTIAPVLSDIAADFDAANDGCVSTEVTSQESADTSAVLASGGLDVDAWVPQSSVWVDRAGATAASLGRATPNARVGQTIAVSPVVFATAASDATEIASEPLTWARVLDGSLPAILPDPEASAASLTSLVGLGAHAPADDPRPLAAAMIALGKSIPASTSAAFGALSTAAQPSVVLTSEAQVAEYNGDDPSETLTAGYPTDGTLMLDYPLVRIGDAADEAALAAEGEAAGDAPADPSASAGSTARVQTVALAARGPEAAVSDVARELSERGRLLAAFEKAATAAYDRLTGAGFRTALGAGKIDTLGIAPEGPAAQVVPVDAATALTMLRTWGVLSLRARYLAVIDVSGSMEEPADNGLRRIDIFQQAAMNAVSKFSGEVDLGVWAFSTLRNGDLDYEELAPIAPLGDAAHTQQIAGIIQSLPSRLGGATGLYDTVLAAVDRVREGYDPEKVNAVLLITDGRNEDENGIDLDTLLAQLSKGEEGKQPVPVIMIGFGPDTDLDAMKKIAKVTKGGAYSASKPEDLGIVLVDALSQRSCRPDCG